One genomic window of Candidatus Nitrospira inopinata includes the following:
- the mtnA gene encoding S-methyl-5-thioribose-1-phosphate isomerase produces the protein MVRTVEWSNGIVRLLDQSRLPETVEFLDCRDYREVADSIRSLKVRGAPAIGVTAALGIAQGAQAVEERDYESFVGAVNRICDCLAATRPTAVNLFWAIDRMKRTIQSLKGRPIAAIKQALIDEALAILEEDVQLCRAMGRHGAELIQDGQTVLTHCNAGALATAGYGTALGVIRAAWEQGKKIAVVADETRPVLQGARLTAWELMQDRIPVTLITDNMAGALMRQGKIDLCVVGADRIAANGDVANKIGTYSVAVLAKAHGIPFYVAAPYSTIDTRTRSGADIPIEQRDPLEVTTIHGSRSIAPEGVSVYNPAFDVTPADFITAIITERGVFKPNELVDALRLSRMQSHLQREDDDSRGQ, from the coding sequence CTGTTGGATCAGAGTCGGCTGCCGGAAACGGTCGAGTTCCTTGATTGCCGGGATTACCGCGAGGTCGCCGACTCGATCCGCAGCCTGAAGGTCCGCGGCGCTCCCGCCATCGGTGTGACGGCGGCATTGGGGATCGCCCAAGGGGCGCAGGCTGTGGAGGAGAGGGACTATGAATCGTTTGTCGGCGCAGTGAATCGCATTTGCGACTGTTTGGCCGCGACGAGGCCGACCGCCGTGAATCTCTTTTGGGCGATCGATCGAATGAAGCGGACCATTCAATCGCTGAAGGGCCGACCGATCGCGGCGATCAAGCAAGCCTTGATTGATGAAGCGTTGGCGATTCTTGAGGAAGACGTTCAACTGTGCCGGGCGATGGGGCGGCATGGAGCGGAACTCATCCAAGACGGCCAAACCGTCTTGACCCATTGCAACGCCGGGGCGCTCGCGACGGCCGGCTATGGGACCGCGCTGGGCGTGATCCGCGCGGCATGGGAACAGGGCAAGAAGATCGCCGTCGTTGCGGATGAAACCAGGCCGGTCCTCCAAGGAGCGCGGTTGACCGCGTGGGAATTGATGCAGGATCGGATTCCCGTGACCCTCATCACGGACAACATGGCCGGCGCCCTCATGAGACAGGGCAAGATCGACCTGTGCGTGGTGGGGGCGGACCGTATCGCGGCAAACGGCGATGTGGCCAACAAGATCGGGACCTATTCGGTCGCTGTGCTGGCCAAGGCCCATGGCATTCCCTTCTACGTGGCGGCTCCCTATTCGACCATCGACACGCGGACACGATCAGGGGCCGACATTCCGATCGAACAGCGCGATCCACTCGAAGTCACCACTATCCACGGCAGCCGCTCCATCGCCCCGGAAGGAGTCTCGGTCTATAATCCAGCCTTCGACGTGACTCCCGCGGACTTCATCACCGCGATCATCACCGAACGAGGCGTTTTCAAGCCGAACGAACTGGTCGATGCGCTTCGTCTGAGCCGGATGCAGTCTCACCTGCAGCGTGAAGACGACGATTCTCGGGGCCAATG